One genomic segment of Caldimonas brevitalea includes these proteins:
- a CDS encoding response regulator, with amino-acid sequence MKLLLVEDDDSMARALHLALERRGFDVEVCGNGTDALQRLRHAPPDLTLLDLTIPGMDGLAVLQKARAQGVTAPILVLTARGAVGDRIQGLNAGADDYLAKPFDLDELEARVRALLRRAHGDADMALQCGRLRLERDSGAFYLGNEVLDLTPREQALLKALIAKPGHAVPKERLFRLVFPMESAIQFEAIEVVAYRLRKKLAGSGVSLVTLRGLGYLLKAEPASH; translated from the coding sequence ATGAAACTGCTGCTGGTCGAAGACGACGATTCGATGGCCCGGGCCTTGCACCTGGCCCTGGAGCGGCGCGGCTTCGACGTGGAGGTGTGCGGCAACGGCACCGACGCCTTGCAGCGGCTGCGCCATGCCCCACCCGACCTGACGCTGCTGGACCTCACCATCCCCGGCATGGACGGCCTGGCGGTGCTGCAGAAGGCGCGCGCGCAAGGGGTCACCGCACCCATCCTCGTGCTCACCGCCCGCGGTGCCGTGGGCGACCGAATCCAGGGGCTCAACGCGGGCGCCGACGACTACCTCGCCAAACCCTTCGACCTCGACGAACTGGAGGCACGCGTGCGGGCCCTGTTGCGCCGCGCGCACGGCGACGCTGACATGGCGCTGCAGTGCGGCCGGCTGCGGCTCGAGCGCGACTCCGGCGCGTTCTACCTCGGCAACGAGGTGCTCGACCTGACGCCGCGCGAGCAGGCCTTGCTGAAGGCCTTGATTGCCAAGCCGGGGCACGCAGTGCCCAAGGAGCGGCTGTTTCGGCTGGTGTTCCCGATGGAGTCGGCGATCCAGTTCGAGGCCATCGAGGTGGTGGCCTACCGCTTGCGCAAGAAGCTCGCCGGCTCCGGCGTGTCGCTGGTGACCTTGCGGGGGCTCGGCTACCTGCTCAAGGCCGAGCCGGCGTCTCACTGA
- a CDS encoding Bug family tripartite tricarboxylate transporter substrate binding protein produces the protein MRRTFLQRLALCAVSAVFGSSAALTSTAAQAQDSFKIMIGANPGGGYDQTGRGLGKALQEAKAASSVTYENKGGAGGTIGLAQFVNATKGDPNAMIVAGAVMVGAIVQNKPPITLENATPVARLLAEYNVFVVPANSPFKTMKDVVDQLKKDPASVKWGGGSKGSVDHVSVGMIAREAGVDVAKINYVPFKGGGEATAAILGGHVSVGTSGYAELEEFIKAGKMRALAVTAPHRLLGSNVPTLLEQGLNVSIGNWRGVYGASGITPQQRQKLVDAVTRATKTKAWSDAVGANKWTPALLTGDEFARFVDEEHARLRALMVKLGMV, from the coding sequence ATGCGTCGAACCTTCCTGCAGCGCCTCGCGCTGTGCGCCGTCAGTGCCGTGTTCGGCTCGTCCGCCGCGCTGACCTCGACCGCCGCCCAGGCGCAGGACAGCTTCAAGATCATGATCGGCGCCAACCCGGGCGGTGGCTACGACCAGACCGGCCGGGGCTTGGGCAAGGCCCTGCAGGAGGCCAAGGCCGCCAGCTCGGTGACCTATGAGAACAAGGGCGGGGCCGGCGGCACCATCGGCCTCGCGCAGTTCGTCAACGCCACCAAGGGCGACCCCAACGCGATGATCGTGGCCGGCGCGGTGATGGTCGGCGCCATCGTGCAGAACAAGCCGCCGATCACGCTCGAGAACGCCACACCGGTGGCGCGCCTGCTGGCCGAGTACAACGTGTTCGTGGTGCCGGCCAACTCGCCGTTCAAGACGATGAAGGACGTGGTCGACCAGCTGAAGAAAGACCCGGCGAGTGTGAAATGGGGTGGCGGGTCCAAGGGCTCGGTCGACCATGTGAGCGTCGGCATGATCGCGCGTGAGGCCGGTGTGGACGTCGCGAAGATCAACTACGTGCCGTTCAAGGGCGGCGGCGAAGCGACCGCCGCCATCCTGGGCGGTCACGTGAGCGTGGGCACCAGCGGCTATGCCGAGCTGGAGGAGTTCATCAAGGCCGGCAAGATGCGCGCGCTGGCCGTGACCGCGCCGCACCGTCTGCTGGGCAGCAACGTGCCCACGCTGCTCGAGCAGGGCCTGAACGTCAGCATCGGCAACTGGCGGGGCGTCTATGGCGCCTCCGGCATCACGCCGCAGCAGCGTCAGAAACTGGTCGACGCGGTCACCCGCGCGACCAAGACCAAGGCCTGGTCCGACGCGGTGGGCGCCAACAAATGGACGCCGGCGCTGCTGACCGGCGACGAGTTCGCGCGCTTCGTCGACGAAGAGCATGCGCGGCTGCGCGCCTTGATGGTCAAGCTCGGCATGGTCTGA
- a CDS encoding tripartite tricarboxylate transporter TctB family protein gives MKHLSQQLVGLGAIGLGGLIAVGSFALNDEAGYAGVGAAFMPRVVAAALVLCGLWLVYEAASGGFRQIENHDETARPDWRSLAWLSGGLLLNAALISRAGFVVSCALLFVLASRGLRQAMGQATGAGQLLRDAAVGAAISLPTYWLFTKGLGLALPGLTTSGWI, from the coding sequence ATGAAGCACCTCTCTCAACAGCTGGTCGGCCTGGGCGCGATCGGGCTCGGCGGCCTGATCGCCGTCGGCAGCTTCGCGCTGAACGACGAGGCGGGCTACGCCGGCGTCGGGGCGGCGTTCATGCCCCGCGTGGTGGCTGCGGCCCTGGTGCTGTGCGGCTTGTGGCTGGTCTACGAGGCGGCCAGCGGCGGCTTTCGGCAGATCGAAAACCACGACGAGACCGCGCGGCCCGACTGGCGCAGCCTGGCCTGGCTGTCCGGCGGCCTGCTGCTCAATGCCGCACTGATTTCGCGTGCCGGTTTTGTCGTCTCGTGCGCACTGCTGTTCGTGCTGGCCTCGCGCGGGTTGCGCCAGGCGATGGGGCAGGCCACCGGGGCCGGGCAGCTACTGCGCGACGCGGCGGTGGGCGCGGCGATCTCGCTGCCGACCTACTGGCTGTTCACCAAGGGCCTGGGCCTGGCCTTGCCGGGCCTGACGACCAGCGGCTGGATCTGA
- a CDS encoding tripartite tricarboxylate transporter permease, whose translation MELWQNLLGGFATAATPVNLMWAFIGCFVGTAVGVLPGIGPALAVAMLLPLTTQLEPTASMIMFAGIYYGAMYGGSTTSILLNTPGETGTMVTALEGNLMAKSGRAGVALATAAIGSFVAGSIGTVLVTLFAPGIADYALQFGPPEYFALMVLSFTTVSAVLGKSTLRGLTSLSLGLAIGLIGIDQISGQARYTLGVPELVDGIEVVLVAVGLFAVGETLYLALYQGRDRETRNVMSRVRMNASDWRRSVPAWLRGTLLGFPFGAVPAGGTEIPTFISYGLEKKLSKHKDEFGTVGAIEGVAGPEAANNASVTATMVPLLTLGIPTSTTAAIMLSAFQNYGIQPGPTLFQTSATLVWSLIASLYIGNVMLLVLNLPLVGLWVKLLKIPKPALYAGILIFATVGVYGMRQSAFDLVLLYGVGLLGVVMRRYDFPAAPVIVGMILGPMAEAQLRNAMSIGEGRWSVFIERPLSATLLAVCVLVLVLPRLVRRWAARRAALAPAPVAP comes from the coding sequence ATGGAACTCTGGCAAAACCTCTTGGGTGGCTTCGCCACCGCGGCCACCCCGGTCAATCTGATGTGGGCCTTCATCGGCTGTTTCGTCGGCACTGCAGTGGGCGTGTTGCCGGGCATCGGCCCGGCGCTCGCGGTGGCCATGCTGCTGCCGCTGACCACGCAGCTCGAGCCGACGGCTTCGATGATCATGTTCGCCGGCATCTACTACGGTGCGATGTACGGCGGCTCGACCACTTCGATCCTGCTCAACACGCCGGGCGAGACCGGGACCATGGTCACCGCGCTCGAAGGCAACCTAATGGCCAAGAGTGGGCGTGCCGGCGTGGCGCTCGCCACGGCGGCGATCGGCTCGTTCGTGGCCGGCTCGATCGGCACCGTGCTGGTGACATTGTTCGCGCCTGGCATCGCCGACTACGCCTTGCAGTTCGGCCCGCCGGAATACTTCGCGTTGATGGTGCTGTCGTTCACCACCGTCTCGGCAGTGCTCGGCAAAAGCACCTTGCGCGGGCTCACCAGCTTGTCGCTCGGCCTGGCCATCGGCCTGATCGGCATCGACCAGATCTCGGGCCAGGCGCGCTACACGCTGGGGGTGCCCGAGCTGGTCGACGGCATCGAGGTGGTGCTGGTCGCGGTGGGCTTGTTCGCGGTGGGCGAAACGCTCTACCTGGCGCTGTACCAGGGTCGCGACCGGGAAACGCGCAACGTCATGTCGCGGGTGCGGATGAACGCGAGCGACTGGCGGCGTTCGGTGCCCGCGTGGCTGCGCGGCACGCTGCTGGGCTTTCCGTTCGGGGCGGTGCCGGCCGGCGGCACCGAAATTCCCACCTTCATCTCGTACGGGCTGGAAAAGAAGCTGTCCAAGCACAAGGACGAATTCGGCACGGTGGGCGCGATCGAAGGGGTGGCCGGCCCGGAGGCGGCCAACAACGCGTCGGTGACCGCCACCATGGTGCCGCTGCTGACGCTCGGCATCCCGACCTCGACCACCGCCGCCATCATGCTGTCGGCGTTCCAGAACTACGGCATCCAGCCGGGGCCGACGCTGTTCCAGACCTCGGCGACGCTGGTGTGGTCGTTGATTGCGTCGCTGTACATCGGCAACGTGATGCTGCTGGTGCTCAACCTGCCGTTGGTGGGGCTGTGGGTCAAGCTGCTCAAGATCCCCAAGCCGGCCTTGTATGCGGGCATCCTGATCTTCGCGACGGTGGGGGTCTACGGCATGCGGCAGTCGGCCTTCGACCTGGTGCTGCTGTACGGCGTCGGGCTGCTGGGCGTGGTGATGCGGCGCTACGACTTCCCGGCCGCGCCGGTGATCGTCGGCATGATCCTCGGGCCGATGGCCGAGGCGCAGTTGCGCAACGCGATGTCGATCGGCGAGGGCCGCTGGAGCGTGTTCATCGAGCGGCCGCTGTCGGCCACGCTGCTGGCGGTGTGCGTGCTGGTGCTGGTGTTGCCGCGCCTGGTCAGGCGCTGGGCCGCGCGGCGCGCTGCCTTGGCGCCGGCGCCGGTGGCGCCTTGA
- the hemH gene encoding ferrochelatase, translating to MRFRPEPPHAHGQPDATGVLLCNLGTPDAPTAPALRRYLGEFLSDPRVVEIPRAVWKPILHGIVLRTRPAKSAAKYASIWTPEGSPLRVWTDKQAKLLQGYLGERGHSAVKVDYAMRYGQPSIASRLDAFKAAGVTRVLVLPAYPQYSGTTTASVVDAVSAWGRNIRFLPELRFVNQYHDHPLYIEALAKRVASHWTEHGQAEQLVMSFHGVPRRTLTLGDPYHCQCHKTARLLAARLRLSEAQYKVTFQSRFGRAEWLQPYTEPTLHELGKAGVKRVDVMCPGFVSDCIETLEEIAMEGRQAFLTAGGQEFRYIPCLNDQHEWMLALTGIAQQHLAGWPTRAEAGEASELAEQRERARRLGAAA from the coding sequence ATGCGCTTTCGCCCCGAACCCCCTCACGCCCACGGCCAGCCTGACGCCACCGGCGTGTTGCTGTGCAACCTGGGCACGCCCGACGCGCCCACGGCACCCGCGCTGCGGCGTTACCTGGGCGAGTTCCTGAGCGATCCGCGCGTGGTCGAGATTCCGCGTGCGGTGTGGAAGCCGATCCTCCACGGCATCGTGTTGCGCACCCGGCCCGCCAAGTCCGCGGCCAAGTACGCCAGCATCTGGACACCCGAAGGCTCACCCTTGCGGGTGTGGACCGACAAGCAGGCCAAGCTGCTGCAGGGCTATTTGGGCGAGCGCGGCCACAGCGCGGTCAAGGTCGACTACGCGATGCGCTACGGCCAGCCCTCCATCGCCAGCCGGCTCGACGCCTTCAAGGCCGCCGGCGTGACCCGCGTGCTGGTGCTACCGGCCTATCCCCAGTACTCGGGCACCACCACTGCCAGCGTGGTGGATGCGGTGTCCGCCTGGGGCCGCAACATCCGCTTCCTGCCCGAGCTGCGTTTCGTCAACCAGTACCACGACCACCCGCTCTACATCGAAGCGCTGGCCAAGCGCGTGGCCAGCCACTGGACCGAGCACGGCCAGGCCGAGCAGCTGGTGATGAGCTTCCACGGTGTGCCGCGGCGCACGCTGACGCTGGGCGACCCCTACCACTGCCAGTGCCACAAGACGGCGCGGCTGCTGGCGGCCCGCCTGCGGCTCTCGGAAGCGCAGTACAAGGTGACCTTCCAGAGCCGCTTCGGCCGCGCCGAATGGCTGCAGCCCTACACCGAGCCGACGCTGCACGAATTGGGCAAGGCCGGCGTCAAGCGGGTCGACGTGATGTGCCCCGGCTTCGTCAGCGACTGCATCGAAACCCTGGAAGAGATCGCGATGGAAGGACGCCAGGCCTTCCTGACCGCCGGCGGGCAGGAGTTCCGCTACATCCCTTGCTTGAACGACCAGCATGAATGGATGCTGGCGCTGACCGGCATCGCGCAGCAACACCTGGCCGGCTGGCCCACCCGGGCCGAAGCGGGCGAGGCGTCCGAATTGGCCGAGCAGCGCGAGCGGGCGCGGCGTCTCGGCGCGGCGGCCTGA
- a CDS encoding PAS domain S-box protein, producing the protein MTAPVLPADEAQRLQTLRELRILDTAAEACFDAAVRLAATLVDAPIAMLTVLDADRQWFKAVQGVPICEMPREHAFCNYTILSEDVLAIEDLPRDPRFADNPFVTGVPRVRAYLGVPVSVEGRRIGSVCVLDTHPRPFDAAMQAGLRDVGRLVSEMLEARLKEQRWRLQEARVRTASRAGSDWLWETDAEGVLTWASATLEDHTGLKAHQEVGFRARDILVRRADLEHETSYQAYLAARERHEPFSNLIADRDTPRGRLTVSISGLPVFDSAGVFRGYRGATRVITEEVVAQKQAREAQQLREAQLRESEARTAAVLQALPDLWFVLDADGRYLESGSGAHQVQPFPFDDARGRRLDEVLPPRVARLHRAALTRALKQRSVQRVEYELTPEDDTLRTFEGRFMPMSDTQVLLLVRDLTELRTMERDLQIMQRAIDAEAALPMSVVDALAPGQPLIYVNAAFERLTGYSRDEILGRNCRVLQGSDTDQPGLETLRTALRKGHSCTVVLNNYRKDGSRFINELHVAPVQDPHGRVTHFIGVQTDITQRSTAADRLRLSEELYRSVALSISDGLMVVTSASYVVAVNPAACRILDASMDELVMAPGLDLLTESLQPLPPGQHPVAMTLQSGEPVAERVFGLRRRDGQLRWLGVSAQPLRMAPEDKPLSAVVTFRDITQQRQAEQALSLSEQRWKFALEGSGDGVWDWDVVADRVYFSRRWKEILGYAEHELSDAPHEWSGRLHPDDLPHVLEKLELHLKDHTTVYQSEHRIRHRDGRYLWVFERGKVVLRNEQGRALRIVGTYSDITRLKAAEKALRDKQAVELASRAKTEFLSRMSHEMRTPLNAMIGFSQLLKFGATDAPPSQVRHYADHMLQAGQHLLALINDVLDLQRVEAGQLSIAIAPVSLRKTLEQTLELLEPAAMAAAVSFDNRVQEDVMVLADGQRLRQVLINIVSNAVKYNRPDGSVRVGLGDRQGDAIDILVEDTGEGLRPDQLARLFQPFERLGRETSPIEGTGLGLIIAKRLIEEMGGSIEVSSEPGVGTCVTLMLPLAEHAAAVSPLELDAPAEHSPNPDQETDHVRMLYVEDNPINALLFEEAMKLTGYVDLMIAEDGPQAFEMVRDFRPDVLVLDAHLPGMSGFDVFKCLREQHGLTDVPAFMCSADAMPEDIQRAMDAGFRGYWTKPIEVAKVIAEVEQLSPHRVRGG; encoded by the coding sequence ATGACCGCCCCCGTTCTCCCCGCCGACGAAGCACAGCGCCTGCAAACGCTGCGCGAACTGCGCATCCTCGACACCGCTGCCGAGGCCTGCTTCGACGCGGCGGTCCGGCTGGCGGCCACCCTGGTCGACGCACCGATCGCCATGCTCACGGTGCTCGACGCCGACCGCCAGTGGTTCAAGGCGGTGCAGGGTGTGCCGATTTGCGAAATGCCGCGCGAGCACGCGTTCTGCAACTACACCATCCTCAGCGAAGACGTGCTGGCGATCGAAGACCTGCCGCGGGACCCACGCTTCGCCGACAACCCCTTCGTCACCGGCGTGCCTCGCGTGCGCGCCTACCTCGGCGTGCCGGTCAGCGTCGAAGGCCGCCGCATCGGCTCGGTGTGCGTGCTGGACACCCACCCTCGCCCGTTCGATGCCGCCATGCAGGCCGGCCTGCGCGATGTCGGCCGGCTGGTCAGCGAAATGCTCGAAGCGCGCCTCAAGGAGCAGCGCTGGCGTTTGCAGGAAGCGCGCGTGCGCACCGCCAGCCGCGCCGGCAGCGACTGGCTGTGGGAAACCGACGCCGAGGGTGTCCTCACCTGGGCGTCCGCGACGCTCGAGGACCACACCGGCCTCAAGGCGCATCAGGAGGTCGGCTTCCGGGCGCGCGACATCCTGGTGCGGCGCGCCGACCTCGAACACGAGACGTCCTACCAGGCCTACCTGGCCGCGCGCGAGCGTCATGAGCCCTTCAGCAACCTGATCGCCGACCGCGACACGCCGCGCGGCCGGCTGACCGTGTCGATCAGCGGCCTGCCGGTGTTCGACTCTGCCGGCGTCTTCCGCGGCTACCGCGGCGCGACCCGGGTGATCACCGAAGAAGTCGTGGCTCAGAAGCAGGCCCGCGAGGCGCAGCAGCTGCGCGAGGCACAGTTGCGCGAGTCCGAAGCCCGCACCGCGGCGGTGCTGCAGGCCCTGCCCGACCTCTGGTTCGTGCTGGACGCCGACGGCCGGTACCTGGAAAGCGGCAGCGGCGCGCACCAGGTGCAGCCGTTCCCGTTCGACGATGCCCGCGGCCGCCGCCTCGACGAAGTGCTGCCCCCGCGGGTGGCGCGATTGCACCGCGCCGCGCTGACACGCGCGTTGAAACAACGCTCGGTGCAACGGGTGGAATACGAGCTGACCCCGGAGGACGACACGCTGCGGACCTTCGAGGGCCGCTTCATGCCGATGTCGGACACCCAGGTGCTGCTGCTGGTGCGCGACCTGACCGAGTTGCGCACGATGGAGCGCGACCTGCAGATCATGCAACGCGCTATCGACGCCGAGGCCGCACTGCCGATGAGCGTCGTCGACGCGCTCGCACCGGGCCAGCCGCTGATCTACGTCAACGCCGCCTTCGAGCGGCTGACGGGCTACAGCCGCGACGAGATCCTGGGCCGCAACTGTCGCGTGCTGCAGGGCAGCGACACCGATCAGCCGGGGCTCGAGACCTTGCGCACGGCGCTGCGCAAGGGCCATTCCTGCACCGTGGTGCTGAACAACTACCGCAAGGACGGCTCGCGGTTCATCAACGAGCTGCACGTGGCGCCGGTACAGGACCCGCACGGCCGGGTCACACATTTCATCGGCGTGCAGACCGACATCACGCAGCGCAGCACCGCAGCCGACCGGTTGCGCCTGAGCGAAGAGCTGTACCGTTCGGTGGCGCTGTCGATCAGCGACGGCCTGATGGTGGTGACCAGCGCCAGCTATGTGGTCGCCGTCAACCCGGCCGCCTGCCGCATCCTCGACGCGTCGATGGACGAACTGGTGATGGCGCCCGGCCTGGACCTGCTGACCGAATCGCTGCAACCGCTGCCGCCCGGGCAGCACCCGGTGGCGATGACGCTGCAGTCGGGCGAGCCGGTGGCCGAGCGCGTGTTCGGCCTGCGCCGGCGCGACGGCCAGCTGCGCTGGCTCGGGGTCAGCGCCCAGCCGCTGCGCATGGCGCCGGAAGACAAGCCCCTGTCGGCCGTCGTGACCTTCCGCGACATCACCCAGCAGCGCCAGGCCGAGCAGGCCTTGTCGCTCAGCGAGCAGCGCTGGAAGTTCGCGCTGGAAGGCAGCGGCGACGGCGTGTGGGACTGGGACGTGGTGGCCGACCGCGTCTATTTCTCGCGCCGCTGGAAGGAAATCCTCGGCTACGCCGAACACGAGCTGAGCGACGCGCCGCACGAGTGGTCGGGCCGGCTGCACCCCGACGACCTGCCCCACGTGCTCGAGAAGCTCGAGCTGCACCTGAAGGACCACACCACCGTCTACCAGTCCGAGCACCGCATCCGCCACCGCGACGGCCGTTACCTGTGGGTGTTCGAGCGCGGCAAGGTGGTGCTGCGCAACGAGCAGGGCCGCGCGCTGCGCATCGTCGGCACCTATTCCGACATCACGCGCCTGAAAGCCGCCGAGAAGGCGCTGCGCGACAAGCAGGCGGTCGAGCTGGCCAGCCGCGCCAAGACCGAGTTCCTGTCGCGCATGAGCCATGAGATGCGCACGCCGCTCAACGCCATGATCGGCTTCTCGCAGCTGCTCAAGTTCGGCGCCACCGATGCCCCGCCCTCGCAGGTGCGCCATTACGCCGACCACATGCTGCAGGCGGGCCAGCACCTGCTGGCACTGATCAACGACGTGCTGGACCTGCAGCGCGTCGAGGCCGGTCAGCTGTCGATCGCGATCGCGCCGGTGTCGCTGCGCAAGACGCTGGAACAGACGCTCGAGCTGCTCGAGCCGGCCGCGATGGCGGCCGCGGTGAGCTTCGACAACCGTGTGCAGGAAGACGTGATGGTGCTCGCCGATGGCCAGCGTTTGCGCCAGGTGCTGATCAACATCGTCTCCAACGCCGTCAAGTACAACCGGCCCGACGGCTCGGTGCGCGTGGGCCTGGGCGACCGCCAGGGCGACGCCATCGACATCCTGGTCGAGGACACCGGCGAAGGCTTGCGGCCCGACCAGCTGGCCCGCTTGTTCCAGCCCTTCGAACGCCTGGGCCGCGAGACGTCGCCGATCGAGGGCACCGGCCTGGGCCTGATCATCGCCAAGCGGTTGATCGAGGAGATGGGCGGTAGTATCGAGGTCAGCAGCGAGCCGGGCGTCGGCACCTGTGTCACCCTGATGCTGCCGCTGGCCGAGCATGCCGCGGCCGTCTCGCCCCTCGAATTGGACGCGCCCGCCGAGCACTCCCCGAACCCGGACCAGGAGACCGATCACGTGCGCATGCTCTACGTCGAGGACAACCCGATCAACGCCTTGCTGTTCGAAGAGGCGATGAAGCTGACCGGCTACGTCGACCTGATGATCGCCGAGGACGGGCCGCAGGCCTTCGAGATGGTGCGTGACTTCCGCCCCGACGTGCTGGTGCTCGATGCGCACCTGCCCGGCATGAGCGGCTTCGATGTCTTCAAGTGTTTGCGTGAACAGCATGGGCTGACCGACGTGCCGGCCTTCATGTGCTCGGCCGATGCGATGCCCGAAGACATCCAGCGTGCGATGGACGCCGGCTTCCGCGGCTACTGGACCAAGCCGATCGAGGTCGCCAAGGTGATCGCCGAGGTCGAGCAGCTGTCCCCGCACCGGGTGCGGGGCGGCTGA
- a CDS encoding HAD family hydrolase has protein sequence MAPVLALTLDLDDTLWPIWPAIARAETVLHAWLSRAAPATARRFDVAGLRGLRERVAHEHPEWSHDLTQLRLESLRLALHDAGDDPALAVPAFEVFYAERQKVDVFADVEPALDRLAARFPLVALSNGNADLGVVGLARWFADSVTARSFGVGKPDPRIFHEACRRAGAAADRVLHIGDDLALDVQGALGAGLQAAWVVRPEVHPAPEAAPAGTHHVVTDLLQLAERLGA, from the coding sequence GTGGCGCCCGTTCTTGCCCTCACCCTCGACCTCGACGACACCTTGTGGCCGATCTGGCCGGCGATTGCACGCGCCGAAACCGTGCTGCATGCGTGGCTGTCACGGGCAGCGCCCGCCACCGCCCGGCGCTTCGACGTCGCCGGGCTGCGCGGCTTGCGCGAGCGCGTGGCGCACGAGCACCCCGAGTGGTCGCACGACCTGACGCAGTTGCGGCTCGAGAGTCTGCGCCTCGCCTTGCACGACGCTGGCGACGACCCGGCGCTGGCCGTCCCGGCTTTCGAGGTGTTTTATGCCGAACGTCAGAAGGTCGACGTGTTCGCCGACGTCGAGCCGGCGCTCGACCGCCTGGCCGCGCGCTTCCCGCTGGTCGCGCTGAGCAACGGCAACGCCGACCTGGGGGTGGTCGGCCTGGCGCGCTGGTTCGCCGACAGCGTGACCGCGCGCAGTTTCGGCGTCGGCAAGCCGGACCCGCGCATCTTCCACGAGGCCTGCCGGCGAGCCGGCGCCGCCGCGGACCGGGTGCTGCACATCGGCGACGATCTGGCGCTGGACGTGCAGGGGGCGCTGGGCGCGGGGTTGCAGGCGGCGTGGGTGGTGCGACCGGAGGTGCATCCGGCGCCGGAGGCCGCGCCGGCCGGCACGCACCACGTTGTCACCGATTTGCTGCAGTTGGCCGAGCGGCTGGGCGCTTAG
- a CDS encoding adenylate/guanylate cyclase domain-containing protein, with translation MTPSSDRTVLFADLRGSTALYGSLGNAQAATIVTQTIGLLCNVVTRLGGHVVKTLGDGLMAVFEGPQAGVDAACGMQESIDRILAEADTGTPALKLYVGLAHGEIVEVAGDCFGDAVNVAARLLDHAGDNEVLITGAVYDGLDEANQARFRSLERLHLRGRSEPCHVFRLEARHQGTGVSTFFADFTDTSYADCIRLALAGDAPQQLFSSQQTPVILGRSPESTFCIDDARVSRLHARIEWHGGNFHLSDQSSNGSYVQFNGRGEVIVLRRGVCMLHGSGVIGLGASPVDPKAACVHFEVISYSSQSPAPMA, from the coding sequence ATGACCCCTTCTAGCGACCGCACCGTCCTGTTTGCCGATTTACGTGGCAGCACGGCGCTCTACGGTTCGCTCGGCAATGCACAGGCGGCGACGATCGTCACGCAGACCATCGGCCTGTTGTGCAACGTCGTGACCCGGCTCGGTGGCCATGTCGTGAAGACACTGGGCGACGGGCTGATGGCCGTGTTCGAGGGGCCTCAGGCGGGGGTGGACGCTGCGTGCGGCATGCAGGAGTCGATCGACCGTATCCTCGCCGAGGCCGACACCGGCACCCCCGCCCTCAAGCTCTACGTCGGGCTCGCCCATGGCGAGATCGTCGAGGTCGCCGGTGACTGTTTCGGGGATGCGGTCAATGTCGCCGCCCGGCTGCTCGACCACGCCGGCGACAACGAAGTGCTGATCACCGGCGCCGTGTACGACGGGCTGGACGAGGCCAACCAGGCCCGTTTTCGCAGTCTCGAGCGGCTGCATTTGCGCGGCCGCAGCGAGCCCTGCCATGTGTTCCGGCTCGAGGCGCGCCACCAGGGCACCGGCGTTTCGACGTTTTTCGCCGATTTCACCGACACCTCCTACGCCGATTGCATCCGCCTCGCACTGGCGGGCGACGCCCCGCAGCAGCTGTTCTCCAGCCAGCAGACGCCCGTCATCCTCGGCCGCAGCCCGGAGTCGACCTTCTGCATCGACGACGCGCGGGTCTCCCGGCTGCATGCCCGCATCGAGTGGCATGGCGGCAACTTCCACCTGTCCGACCAGAGCAGCAACGGCAGCTACGTGCAGTTCAACGGCCGTGGCGAGGTGATCGTGCTGCGCCGCGGCGTCTGCATGCTGCACGGCAGCGGCGTCATCGGCCTGGGCGCCTCCCCGGTCGACCCCAAGGCGGCCTGCGTGCACTTCGAGGTGATTTCCTACTCCAGCCAGTCGCCTGCGCCGATGGCGTGA